A DNA window from Planifilum fimeticola contains the following coding sequences:
- the csx2 gene encoding TIGR02221 family CRISPR-associated protein: MRKFLSFLGTGKYDPVYYSMDGKLSSETGFVQRALLELWQKQNEIPDRVIIFVTDQAYKEYWEKLRAELEVLGVTPEDVRISGVGREDALWADFGIILDCLDKGDEIDFDITYSFRYQPILAMLVIHLARVVKEIRIRGIYYGNYVERVNGVAPILNLINFVDMQDWITNVYAFVKSGRAESLSKWVKEKKDMMARKKQSSPPPRVIVAERLANKWNQLAENLQTCRGLEISRSAKEALAALQQVRKEEPYPAFNPLYALFDGVEGRLKKMAAGDHIEEGLETVQWCLKHGLIQQAYTFLRETVITTFCLTEGYDYRNKDEREELNELIRDTIKVIQGRSSLDNFQEEQQNVMRRLMEHAELLMAFQRVSDLRNDINHAGYRENYSKSDKFLEGLKRDYPIIAYHLRQLRQKVKQV; this comes from the coding sequence ATGCGAAAGTTTCTTTCTTTTTTGGGAACAGGTAAGTATGATCCAGTATATTATTCTATGGATGGGAAGCTGTCTTCTGAAACTGGGTTTGTTCAAAGGGCATTATTGGAATTGTGGCAAAAGCAGAATGAGATCCCAGACCGAGTAATAATTTTTGTTACGGATCAGGCGTATAAAGAATATTGGGAAAAACTTCGGGCAGAATTGGAGGTACTTGGGGTAACACCAGAGGATGTCCGGATTTCTGGTGTTGGACGGGAAGATGCACTTTGGGCAGACTTTGGAATAATATTAGATTGTTTGGATAAAGGTGACGAAATCGATTTTGATATTACTTATTCCTTTCGATATCAGCCGATCTTGGCGATGCTCGTCATCCATTTAGCAAGAGTGGTCAAAGAAATAAGGATCCGCGGAATCTATTATGGCAATTATGTAGAACGAGTCAATGGTGTGGCTCCCATACTCAATCTAATAAATTTTGTTGATATGCAGGATTGGATCACCAACGTGTATGCCTTTGTAAAAAGCGGTCGGGCAGAATCGTTGAGTAAATGGGTGAAAGAAAAGAAGGATATGATGGCACGGAAAAAACAATCGTCTCCGCCTCCGAGAGTCATAGTGGCGGAAAGGTTGGCGAATAAGTGGAATCAGCTCGCCGAAAATTTGCAAACTTGCCGTGGTCTTGAAATATCCCGTTCGGCCAAGGAAGCGTTAGCAGCTTTGCAGCAGGTTCGAAAGGAAGAACCTTATCCGGCTTTTAATCCCTTATACGCTTTATTCGATGGTGTAGAAGGCCGCCTCAAAAAAATGGCTGCTGGAGACCATATCGAAGAAGGCCTGGAAACGGTGCAATGGTGTCTCAAGCATGGATTGATTCAACAGGCTTACACCTTTTTAAGGGAGACTGTGATTACAACTTTTTGTCTTACAGAGGGATATGATTACAGAAATAAGGATGAACGGGAAGAATTGAACGAGTTGATTAGGGATACGATTAAAGTAATTCAAGGACGAAGTTCCCTTGATAATTTTCAAGAAGAACAACAGAATGTGATGCGGCGACTGATGGAGCATGCAGAGTTATTGATGGCTTTTCAACGGGTATCAGATCTTCGTAACGACATCAATCACGCTGGATACAGGGAGAATTACAGTAAATCGGACAAGTTTTTGGAAGGATTAAAGAGAGATTATCCAATCATTGCTTATCATCTTCGTCAGTTGCGGCAAAAAGTAAAGCAAGTTTAA
- the cmr6 gene encoding type III-B CRISPR module RAMP protein Cmr6, with amino-acid sequence MKGRTPLYKGGRGFPHKIPDTAHTGLWYDKFCNRWEVYVGKNSAKNFWELGNRKADWIQTVTKKRCGDKLLIQEAVERMEALVRSHYGLLMYARTEGRFVTGLGRSHPVENGFVWHPVLGTPYLPGSSVKGMVRAWAEEWTGDSEIDRIFGSKHTDSSKRIGSVVFFDALPRAAVKLEIDVMTPHFADYYRDPQKNPPVERYAPIPIPFLTVSGGQSFVFAVAPRKKEDQRDVDKVMNWLKEALEWIGAGAKTSVGYGRFVVEGQK; translated from the coding sequence ATGAAAGGTCGGACACCGCTGTATAAAGGCGGAAGGGGTTTTCCGCATAAAATACCTGATACCGCTCATACGGGCCTTTGGTATGACAAGTTTTGCAACCGATGGGAGGTGTATGTAGGTAAAAATTCTGCAAAGAACTTCTGGGAGCTGGGCAACAGGAAAGCCGATTGGATTCAAACCGTGACGAAAAAACGATGTGGAGACAAGCTTTTGATCCAAGAGGCCGTCGAACGGATGGAAGCGTTGGTGAGGTCACACTATGGTCTTCTGATGTACGCTCGGACAGAGGGACGGTTTGTTACCGGTTTGGGACGTTCGCACCCAGTGGAGAATGGATTTGTTTGGCACCCGGTATTGGGAACCCCTTATTTACCCGGGAGTTCGGTGAAGGGAATGGTTCGGGCTTGGGCGGAGGAATGGACGGGCGATTCAGAGATTGATCGTATTTTTGGATCCAAGCACACTGATTCTTCAAAACGCATTGGTAGCGTTGTCTTTTTTGACGCCCTTCCCCGGGCTGCTGTGAAATTGGAAATTGACGTGATGACACCTCACTTTGCTGACTATTATCGGGATCCGCAAAAAAATCCGCCGGTTGAACGGTATGCACCTATTCCGATTCCTTTTTTGACGGTGTCGGGGGGGCAATCGTTTGTGTTCGCCGTCGCTCCGAGAAAAAAAGAGGATCAACGCGATGTAGATAAGGTAATGAACTGGCTGAAGGAAGCGCTGGAGTGGATCGGTGCCGGTGCCAAGACATCGGTGGGATACGGGCGATTTGTCGTTGAAGGGCAGAAATGA
- the cmr5 gene encoding type III-B CRISPR module-associated protein Cmr5, producing the protein MSDAQMLDQERAADSLEKVKWIQKNCNEEDQDSYADYVERLPATILMNGLGQALAQLLAAAKKNERDPHYLLYRDVQGWLCRDDHRAPYRNASDVLEAITQNDRDK; encoded by the coding sequence ATGTCGGATGCGCAAATGTTGGATCAGGAGCGGGCGGCCGATTCGCTAGAAAAAGTGAAATGGATCCAAAAAAACTGTAATGAAGAGGATCAAGATTCTTATGCCGACTATGTGGAACGTCTTCCTGCCACCATCTTGATGAACGGGCTGGGACAAGCTTTGGCCCAGCTCTTGGCGGCGGCGAAAAAGAACGAGCGGGATCCCCATTATCTTTTGTACCGTGATGTACAAGGTTGGTTATGCCGGGATGATCATCGGGCGCCCTACCGAAATGCCTCTGATGTATTGGAAGCAATCACTCAAAATGACCGGGACAAGTAA
- the cmr4 gene encoding type III-B CRISPR module RAMP protein Cmr4 encodes MEALIMGLLAETSLHPGSGQSTGAIDLPVSREAATGYPVVVGSSLKGALRDKVERERGRQDPLVYEAFGKQANAGMVLVTDARLLLLPIRSLSGHFRWVTCPYILERLERDLALIGRPNDFGSIEVGKGEAALAQIDGSELFLEEISFKVKQIDQGILDRIVDAVAPLIHHKRARRRLGRQLVIINDDDFSHFAKFGLAVQARNQLDNNTKESQNLWYEETLPPDTVLYGLLISRTNDGNVLRALRDLLMKQPYLQVGGNETIGQGWCITSIGE; translated from the coding sequence ATGGAAGCGTTAATTATGGGATTGTTGGCGGAAACGTCTCTTCACCCGGGTAGTGGGCAGTCGACTGGCGCAATTGATCTGCCGGTATCCCGGGAAGCAGCCACTGGTTATCCGGTGGTGGTTGGTTCCAGCTTGAAGGGGGCGCTCAGAGACAAAGTGGAGCGGGAGCGTGGGAGACAGGATCCCCTGGTGTATGAAGCTTTTGGAAAACAAGCCAATGCCGGAATGGTGTTGGTGACCGACGCTCGCCTTTTGTTGCTGCCGATTCGTTCCTTGAGCGGTCATTTTCGCTGGGTGACCTGTCCTTATATCCTGGAGAGGTTGGAACGGGATTTGGCTCTGATTGGGCGACCCAACGATTTTGGTTCTATCGAGGTGGGAAAGGGAGAGGCAGCCTTGGCGCAAATTGATGGATCGGAACTTTTTTTGGAGGAGATCTCCTTCAAGGTAAAACAAATTGATCAAGGGATTTTGGATCGAATTGTGGACGCTGTCGCTCCCCTTATTCACCACAAACGGGCCCGCCGGAGGCTCGGGCGTCAGTTGGTGATTATCAACGATGATGATTTTTCCCACTTTGCCAAGTTTGGTCTGGCAGTTCAAGCACGCAATCAACTGGACAACAATACTAAGGAGAGCCAAAATCTGTGGTATGAGGAAACTCTGCCACCGGACACGGTTCTCTATGGTCTCCTGATTTCCCGGACTAACGACGGAAATGTACTGCGAGCGTTGAGGGATCTTCTGATGAAACAGCCCTATCTGCAGGTGGGGGGCAATGAAACGATTGGCCAAGGATGGTGCATCACGTCCATTGGGGAATGA